One Narcine bancroftii isolate sNarBan1 chromosome 3, sNarBan1.hap1, whole genome shotgun sequence DNA window includes the following coding sequences:
- the LOC138756813 gene encoding probable G-protein coupled receptor 139: MATADLLVVFLDVILCRVNDYYFPTTFLFITQVCAFQVTLIHAATDISVWLTLAFTFDRYVMICCHKLRTKVCSEITARNVITILFPLFVCKNIPWFFLFEPMFTVSKTDWFCVFRIQAWIHPGWILFTWIHRVLTPLFPMLIISLLNALTVARIVAATSARKVLRGSNNYADENDSEVKSRRKSIILLFAVSGNFILLWMTYLIFFLWMQITQRFVFTSVKDPVSITDQTSYMLLLLSCCTNTCIYAATQSKFREELINVRKYPVKILLKCLIGGK, from the coding sequence ATGGCAACGGCGGATCTGTTGGTCGTGTTCCTTGACGTGATACTGTGTCGTGTGAACGACTATTATTTCCCGACAACGTTCCTGTTCATAACTCAGGTGTGCGCTTTCCAGGTTACACTGATACACGCCGCCACGGATATTTCCGTGTGGTTGACTCTCGCGTTTACATTTGACCGATATGTGATGATTTGTTGCCACAAACTGAGGACGAAGGTTTGCTCCGAAATAACAGCCCGCAATGTGATAACAATATTGTTCCCGCTGTTCGTCTGTAAAAACATCCCTTGGTTCTTTCTATTTGAACCCATGTTTACTGTGAGTAAAACAGATTGGTTCTGTGTTTTTAGAATTCAGGCTTGGATCCATCCTGGATGGATATTATTCACGTGGATTCATCGAGTGTTGACTCCTCTGTTCCCAATGTTAATAATATCACTTCTTAATGCTCTGACGGTCGCGCGTATTGTTGCAGCCACCAGCGCCCGCAAGGTTCTGAGAGGCAGCAACAATTATGCGGATGAGAATGATTCCGAGGTTAAAAGCCGAAGGAAGTCCATCATCTTACTCTTTGCAGTATCAGGAAACTTCATATTGCTTTGGATGacctatttaatatttttcctgtggatgCAAATAACACAACGGTTTGTCTTTACCAGTGTGAAGGACCCAGTATCTATCACGGACCAAACCAGTTACATGCTCTTGCTTCTGAGTTGCTGCACAAACACTTGCATTTATGCAGCGACTCAGTCTAAATTCAGGGAGGAGCTGATCAACGTGAGGAAATATCCGGTAAAAATActattgaaatgtttaattgGAGGAAAATAA